Part of the Caulobacter sp. SL161 genome is shown below.
AGAGCGGCCTTGTCGCTGACGCCGTCGCCAAGACGCGCGCGGCCCAAGAGTCCGCCTACGCCGACAAGAGCCGCAAGATTCTTGGCGTCACCGTCTTCCCCAACGCCGACGACAAGCCGCCGGAGGTCGAGACGCCCGATCCGTCCGCCTTCGCCGTCCAAGGCCCTGACGTCCGCCTGCCGGGTCCGGACAGCCACTGCCCGGCCCTGACGCCCGTCCGCTTCGCCGCCGCCTTCGAGGGAGCCTGAGCTCATGAGCACGTTCCCCGACTTCACCAAGATCGACTTCGCCGAAGTCACCGCCCCGGCCGCCCCGAAGGGCGAGGCCTGGAACACGCCTGAAGGCGTCGCTGTGGCTCCGGCCTTCGACGCGCAAGATGTCGCCGGGCTGGACTTCACTGGCGGCTTCCCGGGTGTCGCGCCGTTCGTGCGCGGCCCCTACCCGACCATGTACGTGACCAACCCGTGGACGGTGCGTCAGTACGCGGGCTTCTCGACGGCGGAAGACTCCAACGCGTTCTATCGGCGCAACCTGGCGGCCGGTCAGATGGGCCTGTCGGTGGCCTTCGACCTGGCCACCCACCGCGGCTATGACAGCGACCACGAGCGAGTGAAGGGCGATGTCGGCATGGCGGGCGTGGCCATCGACTCGATCCTGGACATGCGCACGCTGTTTTCCGGCATCCCGCTCGACAAGATGAGCGTGTCGATGACCATGAACGGCGCGGTGCTGCCGATCCTGGCGCTCTATATCGTCGCGGCCGAGGAACAGGGCGTCAGCCCCGACAAGCTCTCGGGGACGATCCAGAACGATATCCTCAAAGAGTTCATGGTGCGGAACACCTACATCTATCCGCCCGCGCCCTCGATGCGGATCATCTCGGACATCTTTTCATACACTTCGAGCAATATGCCGAAGTTCAACTCGATCTCTATCAGCGGCTATCACATGCAGGAGGCCGGGGCGACGGCCGACCTGGAGCTGGCCTACACCCTGGCCGACGGCGTCGAGTACGCCCGCGCCGGCGTCGCGGCCGGCATGAGCATCGACGCCTTCGCGCCGCGCCTGTCGTTCTTCTGGGCCATCGGCATGAACTACTTCATGGAAGTGGCCAAGATGCGCGCCGCGCGCCTGCTGTGGGCCCGTCTGATGAAGCGCGAGTTCGATCCCAAGGACGACCGCTCGCTGTCCCTGCGCACGCACAGCCAGACCTCGGGCTGGTCGCTGGCGGCGCAGGACGTGTTCAACAACGTCGCCCGCACCTGCGTCGAGGCCATGGCCGCCGTGAACGGCCAGACCCAGAGCCTGCACACCAACAGCCTGGACGAAGCCCTGGCCCTGCCGACCGACTTCTCGGCCCGGATCAGCCGCAACACCCAGCTGTTCCTGCAGATGGAGAGCGGTACGACCCGCGTCGCCGACCCCTGGGGCGGCAGCTACTATGTCGAACGCCTGACCTACGAACTGGCCCAGAAGGCCCTGGCCCATATCGAAGAGGTCGAGGCGCTGGGCGGCATGGCCAAGGCCATCGAGCAGGGCCTGCCCAAGCTCCGTATCGAGGAAGCCGCCGCCCGCACCCAGGCCCGCATCGACAGCGGCAAGCAGAGCGTGGTCGGCGTCAACCGCTACAAGCCCGAGGTCGCCGACGACATCCCGGTGCTGAAGGTCGACAACAGCGCAGTGCGCGCCGCCCAGCTGGAGAAGCTGGCCCGCCTAAAGGCCGAACGCGATCCGGCCGCCACCGAAGCGGCCTTGAAGGCGCTGGAGGACGGCGCGCGAGGCAATGGGAACCTGCTGGCCCTGGCCGTCGATGCCGCCCGCGCCAAGGCCACGGTCGGCGAGATCAGCTATGCGCTGGAGAAGGTGTTCGGTCGTCACCGCGCCGAGATCAAGTCGATCCAGGGGGTCTATATGAAGGAGGCCGGCAACGATCCGACGACGGCTCGCGCCAAGGCCATGGTCGAGGCTTTCGAGCAGGCCGACGGCCGCCGTCCCCGCATCCTCATCGCCAAGATGGGCCAGGACGGTCACGACCGCGGCCAGAAAGTGATCGCCACGGCCTTCGCCGATCTCGGCTTCGACGTCGACATCGGCCCACTGTTCCAGACGCCCGCCGAGGCCGCCCGCCAGGCGGTGGAGAACGACGTCCACGTGGTGGGCGCCAGCTCACTCGCGGCGGGTCACCTGACCCTGGCCCCGGAGCTGAAGGCCGAGCTCGCCAAGCAGGGCCGCGACGACATCCTGATGGTCGTGGGTGGGGTCATTCCGCCCCAGGACTTCCAGGCCCTTCGCGACGCCGGCGCGGCGGCGATCTTCCCGCCCGGCACGGTGATCGCTGAGGCGGCCATCGAGCTGCTGGATCAGTTGAACCGACAGCTGGGCTACACCCAAGCGGTCGCCTGAGCCGCTTGCCGACCGCGAGCGTCAATGTAACCCCCGGTGGCAAACCCGAAGGTTCACATGTCAAGATCGTTGAAGAGAACAACCCGTCTCCGCGTCGTCTTGGCATTGGTGTTCGCGTTTGTGCTCCCGGGACTCTTGCTGGGAGAGGCCTACTATCTTCTGGATCCTTCAGTAGGCCGCGAGGAGACGGGGCCTGGCTTCGCCGTGATAGGCGTTGTGTTCGGCTTCTTTTTGGGTTGGCCCTTTGTCCTGGGCGCGGCCGTCGCCTGGAGCATTCTGGACAGTCTGGAGAGACACTTTGCCTGGACTGCGGCCTTGGTCGGCGTTCTGACCGGGCTCGCCGTCTCCGCCTATGCCTTCCGCAATGGCATGTTTCAGACTCAGCCCGTCGCCTACCCTCTTTGCGCGGCGATCGGACTGGCGACAGGTCTTGGCGTCTGGTGGATCGCTTACGGTCGCCAAAGCCGGCTGCCCGTAAAGCTCGCGCCAAAGACGCGGCTCGTCCTCTAACCGCCCTTCTTGCGGAACATCCCACGCTTGTGTTGGAGCGCTCTAAGGCGATGTGGTCGGGCAGCCCTTAGCGGCTCAGGACTTTCAGCCCCTGCGCGACGCCGGCGCCGCAGCGATCTTCCCGGCGGGGACGGTCATCGCCGAGGCCGCCATCGAGCTGTTGGACCAGCTGAACCGGCAGTTGGGTTACACGCAGGGCGCGGCCTGACCAGCGAGTGTGCGACCAGCCTCAGGCATGCTAGACTAGGGTCATGAACGCCCTGGCTCGAGCGCTGGAGACCTCGCAACAGCACCGCTTCACGCTGGACGATGTGCTGCGCATGCAGGAGGCGGGCATCCTCGACGAGAGCGCTCGGGTCGAATTGATCGATGGAGCGCTGGTCGAGATGGCGTCCGAAGGGGAAGCCCATTCGCGGCTGAAAATGCAGATCGCGAAACAGTTCATCCTATCCTTCGGCGACGCAGTTCAGGTGATGATCGAATCGACCCTGAGGCTGTCGCCGACCAACGCGCCTGACCCAGACCTCTATCTCTATGATCAGGCGCTTTCGCTCGGCGAAATCAATGGGGCGAACGTGGGCCTCGTCATAGAGGTGGCCCAGTCAACCCTGCGGAGCGATCTGGCCTTCAAGGCCGAGCTCTACGCCCAACATGGTGTTCGCGACTACTGGGTCGTGGACGTGAACACCGATACGCTGATCGTACATCGCGGTCTGGCGGGGGGCGTCTATCGCGATGTGACGCATCACGCGGCGCGCGAGACGGTCACGGCGCTTGTCCTGCCAAGCGTGTCACTGTGCCTGGCTGAACTGCCCATCATTCGCTAACCGCCCTTCTTGCGGAACAGCCCTCGCTTCTTCTTGGAGCGCTCCAGGGCGATGTCGTCGGGCAGACCGTGGCGGGCCTCGATGTCCTTCTGCAGCGCCTTGGCCGCCATCAGGTGGCCGGGGAACAGCATGTCGACCACCGAGCCGGCGAAGGGCACCGCGTCGGTCGCGGTGTCGGCCAGCACATAGGCCAGCATCCGCGCGACCGTGGACAACGACGCCCCGGCGCTGATGGCGTTGAAGACAAGCAAGGCCCCCGCCCCGATGCTGTAGAGCGGGCCGACGCCAGGCACCCACGACAGCACGCCGTCAAGGCCCAGTCCGAAAGGTCCGAGCCCGATCAGACGGTCCGACAGGCCCTTGATGCTTTCGGCCGACCGCCAGGCGCGATGGGCCTTGGCGCGGCGATCTGTGTGACGGTCGGAATAGTCGGCGGAGACAGAGATGTCGTCGGTCATGCTGTGCTCAACGCTCCGTCCCTGTTGTCGTTACCGTCAGCCCAGGAAGACGACCCGTCGCTTCTCCTTGCCGGCCTGGATACGGGCCAGCAGGTCACGGTACTCTTGCGTCGCCTGGACCTCCTTGCGGGTCCCTTCAAAATAGATCGTGTCGTCCATGTGCTTGGTCAACATGTCGGCCGACCACTTGTGGCCGGTGAACAGCACGTCCGCCGCCTTGCCCGCCACGGGGATCGAGCCGGCGACGGTGTCGATCAGGATGATCGCGCAGATCTGGATGATGATCATCGGCGCGGCCCGCGCCCGCACCGCGTCCAGCACGATCAGGCCGCCCGCGCCCAGGCTGTAGAGCTCGCCCGCCCCCGGAATCCAGGTCAGCAGGCCATCAAGGCCCACGCCAAAGGGGCCCACCCCCACGACATTGTCGGAGAGCTTTTTCACCCGCTCCACATTGGCGCGGATGTTGTGCAGCTCGACGTGCGATTTCGCGAAGATCACCAAGGGGCTCCGGGACGCGGTAAACGTGGGCAATCTGCCTGAAGCACGGCCCCGCAGGAAGTGGCGGCGGGCCAGATTCCCGCCCTGAGCGAACAGCGTGATCAAAAGTCTCGCGTGCGGAGGGAGCCCCTCGCGAAAGACGAGGTTTGCGCCTAAGTTAATGAGAAGGTCCGCCAGGATTCTCGGATGCTGATCACGACTACGCCATTCATCGAAGGCCGCCCCGTGCAGGAGTACAAGGGCGCGATCTACGCCCAGTCGATCCTGGGCGCGAATGTCGTTCTCGACCTCCTGGCGGCGATCCGCGACTTTATCGGCGGCCATTCCAAGTCGTACGAACGCGTCCTGGCCCGCGCCCGCGAGGACGCGATGAAGAACCTCATCAAGGAAGCCGAGAAGCTGGGGGCCAACGCCATCCTGGCGGTCGACCTCGACTACAACACTGTCGGCCCGCAGGGCTCGATGATGATGGTGTCGGTATCCGGGACCGCCGTCGTCCTCTAGGCGGGGGAAAAGCCGCCCCTCAAGGATAGCTCCCGCCCAGCCGCTACGGGCCCCGCGGCGCGTGTCCCCAAAGCTTCCGTTGCGGCCCGGATGTTGACCGGCTCGGGGAGACGGCGCCCGGCGCGAATTGCCAGTTGCAGGCCTGCGAACGCTCCTGTATCGAACGCCCTCCCCCGCCGACGTGATTTGCGTCGACACCCGGATGGCCCGGTGGCGGAGTGGTGACGCAGCGGACTGCAAATCCGTGCACCCCGGTTCGATTCCGGGCCGGGCCTCCAACCACAACGCCCTAAAACTGCAACGCTGACCCGAACAGGGCGAGCGTATGCGCGCGCCTATTGAGTGTCATGGCACTCAAAGAAGCCACACATCTCGAGCCTATCGCGTAGTCTCCGCACTCGCCGACACAAGGCCCACGCGCCCGGCTCGCAGAGCCGGGCGCTGCCTTCCCTCACGACGTCAGCAGCTTCGCCTTGAGTTGGGCAAGGTCGGCCGGGGTCAGGCCCAGATCCTGTTCGACATAGCGCTTCCAGCCGCCGTCTCGCGCCGCGATGGCCTCAAAAGCCGCGTCGAGATAGCGTGCATCCACGCCCATCAAGGCCTGGACGACATCGGGCGGCAGACGACGAAACATGGCCGCCGCCGGATCGTCCGAAGCCGTCTGGGCCGACGGCTTGTAGTAGGTGTTCGACAGCAGATAGTCCTGCGTCACCGTTTCGCGCGGAACCCCGATCAGAGTGAGGATCAGCGCGGCGGCGACGCCGGTGCGATCCTTGCCCGCCGAGCAGTTGAACACCACCGGCGCGCCATCATCGAGCACTTGCCGGATCAGGGTGGCGTACTGCGGGGCGAAACTGAACGGCACCTGCTTGTAGAAGCCGGCCATCAAGGTGCGGGTGTCTTCGGCGCTGGGCGTTCCCTTGCTGAACAGGGCCATGAACGGCGCCATGTCCATCGGATAGTCGGTCTGGTGGACGCTCACGCCCATGGCGGCCGGCCACTGGATGGGCTGGGCCTGGCGTTCGTTGGTCGAACGCAGGTCGATGTTCGAGCGAA
Proteins encoded:
- the scpA gene encoding methylmalonyl-CoA mutase encodes the protein MSTFPDFTKIDFAEVTAPAAPKGEAWNTPEGVAVAPAFDAQDVAGLDFTGGFPGVAPFVRGPYPTMYVTNPWTVRQYAGFSTAEDSNAFYRRNLAAGQMGLSVAFDLATHRGYDSDHERVKGDVGMAGVAIDSILDMRTLFSGIPLDKMSVSMTMNGAVLPILALYIVAAEEQGVSPDKLSGTIQNDILKEFMVRNTYIYPPAPSMRIISDIFSYTSSNMPKFNSISISGYHMQEAGATADLELAYTLADGVEYARAGVAAGMSIDAFAPRLSFFWAIGMNYFMEVAKMRAARLLWARLMKREFDPKDDRSLSLRTHSQTSGWSLAAQDVFNNVARTCVEAMAAVNGQTQSLHTNSLDEALALPTDFSARISRNTQLFLQMESGTTRVADPWGGSYYVERLTYELAQKALAHIEEVEALGGMAKAIEQGLPKLRIEEAAARTQARIDSGKQSVVGVNRYKPEVADDIPVLKVDNSAVRAAQLEKLARLKAERDPAATEAALKALEDGARGNGNLLALAVDAARAKATVGEISYALEKVFGRHRAEIKSIQGVYMKEAGNDPTTARAKAMVEAFEQADGRRPRILIAKMGQDGHDRGQKVIATAFADLGFDVDIGPLFQTPAEAARQAVENDVHVVGASSLAAGHLTLAPELKAELAKQGRDDILMVVGGVIPPQDFQALRDAGAAAIFPPGTVIAEAAIELLDQLNRQLGYTQAVA
- a CDS encoding Uma2 family endonuclease, producing MNALARALETSQQHRFTLDDVLRMQEAGILDESARVELIDGALVEMASEGEAHSRLKMQIAKQFILSFGDAVQVMIESTLRLSPTNAPDPDLYLYDQALSLGEINGANVGLVIEVAQSTLRSDLAFKAELYAQHGVRDYWVVDVNTDTLIVHRGLAGGVYRDVTHHAARETVTALVLPSVSLCLAELPIIR
- a CDS encoding DUF4112 domain-containing protein, whose amino-acid sequence is MTDDISVSADYSDRHTDRRAKAHRAWRSAESIKGLSDRLIGLGPFGLGLDGVLSWVPGVGPLYSIGAGALLVFNAISAGASLSTVARMLAYVLADTATDAVPFAGSVVDMLFPGHLMAAKALQKDIEARHGLPDDIALERSKKKRGLFRKKGG
- a CDS encoding DUF4112 domain-containing protein — its product is MVIFAKSHVELHNIRANVERVKKLSDNVVGVGPFGVGLDGLLTWIPGAGELYSLGAGGLIVLDAVRARAAPMIIIQICAIILIDTVAGSIPVAGKAADVLFTGHKWSADMLTKHMDDTIYFEGTRKEVQATQEYRDLLARIQAGKEKRRVVFLG
- a CDS encoding heavy metal-binding domain-containing protein, which encodes MLITTTPFIEGRPVQEYKGAIYAQSILGANVVLDLLAAIRDFIGGHSKSYERVLARAREDAMKNLIKEAEKLGANAILAVDLDYNTVGPQGSMMMVSVSGTAVVL
- a CDS encoding tyrosine-protein phosphatase → MKKLLQSVAFCAVLSTAILPAATPVLAQTAPAIARVENGHVLLIDGGMNFRDLGGYRTADGRTVKSGVVYRSAELSHITPEGFEQLKSLGIRSNIDLRSTNERQAQPIQWPAAMGVSVHQTDYPMDMAPFMALFSKGTPSAEDTRTLMAGFYKQVPFSFAPQYATLIRQVLDDGAPVVFNCSAGKDRTGVAAALILTLIGVPRETVTQDYLLSNTYYKPSAQTASDDPAAAMFRRLPPDVVQALMGVDARYLDAAFEAIAARDGGWKRYVEQDLGLTPADLAQLKAKLLTS